A region of Arvicanthis niloticus isolate mArvNil1 chromosome 18, mArvNil1.pat.X, whole genome shotgun sequence DNA encodes the following proteins:
- the Cdt1 gene encoding DNA replication factor Cdt1 has translation MAQSRVTDFYVCRRPGLTAPRSKSTCLTPSPGGLVAPEFTRSSSRKRARPAAEPGSDQPAPPARRRLRLPGLDSCASSLVDLGSPADPSSPADPSSPADPSSPADPSSPADPSPPADPSPSADLGSPVCPSPIKRTKNAVVSGGQQRGKVPSEDSISELQSCLRRARKLGAQARALRARVQENVVEPCTPDAKVSTEQPCVEKAPAYQRFHALAQPGLPGLVLPYKYQVLAEMFRSMDTIVSMLHNRSETVTFAKVKQGVQEMMRKRFEERNVGQIKTVYPASYHFRQECNVPTFKDSIKRSDYQLTIEPLLGQEAGGATQLTATCLLQRRQVFRQNLVDRVKEHHKAFLASLNPPMTVPEDQLTRWHPRFNVDEVPDIEPAELPQPPVTEKLTTAQEVLARARSLMTPKMEKALSNLALRSAEPSSPGTSNVTPPATPPATPPAASPSALKGVSQALLERIRAKEVQKQLAKMTRCPEQELRLQRLERLPELARVLRGVFVSERKPALTMEVVCARMVDSSRAALSPGEMEKHLLLLAEVLPDWLSLHRIRTDTYVKLDKAADLAGLTARLAHRVHTEGL, from the exons ATGGCGCAAAGTCGTGTTACCGATTTTTATGTGTGCCGTCGCCCGGGCCTTACTGCTCCACGGTCCAAGTCAACCTGTCTCACCCCGAGCCCTGGTGGGCTCGTGGCTCCTGAGTTCACCCGGAGCAGCAGCCGCAAGCGCGCCCGGCCGGCAGCCGAACCCGGGAGCGACCAGCCCGCGCCGCCCGCGCGCCGGAGGCTACGGCTGCCTGGATTG GACTCCTGCGCCAGTTCCCTAGTTGATCTCGGTTCCCCAGCTGATCCCAGCTCTCCAGCTGATCCCAGCTCTCCAGCTGATCCCAGCTCTCCAGCTGATCCCAGCTCTCCAGCTGATCCCAGCCCCCCAGCTGATCCCAGCCCCTCAGCTGACCTTGGCTCCCCGGTTTGCCCATCCCCCATCAAGAGAACAAAGAATGCCGTTGTTTCTGGAGGTCAACAGCGGGGCAAG GTCCCCTCAGAGGACTCCATCTCCGAACTCCAGTCCTGCCTGAGGCGGGCACGGAAGTTGGGAGCCCAGGCACGGGCCCTGAGAGCCAGAGTGCAAGAGAATGTTGTGGAGCCCTGTACCCCAGATGCCAAGGTGTCCACTGAGCAGCCATG TGTCGAGAAAGCTCCTGCCTACCAGCGCTTCCATGCCCTGGCCCAGCCTGGTCTCCCAGGCCTTGTCCTACCATACAAGTATCAGGTACTGGCGGAGATGTTCAGAAGCATGGACACCATCGTGAGCATGCTTCACAATCGCTCTGAGACTGTGACCTTTGCCAAAGTCAAGCAAGGTGTTCAGGAGATGATGCGCAA GCGCTTCGAAGAGCGTAATGTGGGTCAGATCAAAACTGTGTATCCCGCGTCGTACCACTTCCGCCAGGAGTGCAATGTCCCCACCTTCAAGGACAGCATCAAGAGATCTGATTACCAACTCACCATCGAGCCCCTGCTGGGCCAGG AGGCCGGTGGTGCCACCCAGCTCACAGCCACGTGCCTCCTGCAGCGCCGGCAAGTCTTCCGGCAGAACCTGGTGGACCGCGTCAAGGAGCATCACAAG GCTTTCCTGGCTTCACTGAACCCCCCCATGACCGTGCCAGAAGACCAGTTGACTCGCTGGCACCCGCGCTTCAATGTGGATGAGGTGCCCGATATTGAACCAGCGGAGTTACCCCAGCCTCCTGTCACAGAGAAGCTTACCACTGCCCAGGAAGTGTTGGCCCGTGCCCGGAGCTTGATGACACCCAAG ATGGAGAAGGCCTTGAGTAACCTGGCCCTGCGCTCAGCTGAGCCCAGTAGTCCTGGGACCTCTAATGTAACACCCCCAGCCACCCCACCAGCCACCCCACCTGCTGCCTCTCCAAGTGCCCTGAAGGGTGTGTCGCAAGCACTGCTGGAGCGT ATTAGGGCCAAGGAGGTCCAGAAGCAGCTGGCAAAGATGACGAGGTGCCCAGAGCAGGAGCTTCGGCTGCAGCGGTTAGAACGTTTGCCAGAGCTGGCTCGAGTGCTGCGTGGTGTCTTTGTGTCTGAGCGGAAGCCGGCACTCACTATGGAGGTGGTCTGTGCAAGGATGGTGGACAGTTCCCGAGCTGCCCTGAGCCCAG GGGAGATGGAAAAACACCTGTTGCTCCTGGCTGAGGTGCTGCCAGACTGGCTTAGCCTGCATCGAATTCGCACTGATACCTACGTCAAGCTGGACAAAGCTGCTGACTTGGCTGGCCTCACTGCGAGGCTGGCCCACCGTGTCCACACTGAGGGGCTGTGA